The Papilio machaon chromosome 3, ilPapMach1.1, whole genome shotgun sequence genome window below encodes:
- the LOC106712315 gene encoding uncharacterized protein LOC106712315 isoform X1 produces MTKTFQKCRLCLKLGEFCSIFDDDGTMKLSNMVMAFADVQIHEGDGLSDRVCTSCVENLSTAYLFKLQCERTNTLLHKCPEEQMEKRISTNFGEFYNQEFHIHSDNGLVEGGNNQNNVGDYNFDAHLKTIDEISDETDSDVDSVKCVYCNQSYNHFGAHTCNVTCTIERNELQQSGTGSEIGSGSDETLVATDSSPPFTPIKSTNSNNQPTRVNVQCVLCEEKYDNYDDYVIHINRCTTNVKLQHYVCPLCHEIHTEKLVYLEHLKDAHFKVVRSMYDSGEDCVDSVPILEKTRKPKVVRRQIGWSIEDIYQEIECKRVDDKETPKSSPFKSFLSKIGSETSSKHSTPKKVTFRNWIETSKAKTSNYFPFRKYIENYRLKKKSNNYAPINSKSVTSTIRATFPEATSDSDYNSPSGTSEDSWKMKQNLICACDKKVFMLSELIHDRDRIVAMINELGGVVAENTKMEMMATHFISMLPNDTFTGMMVCSLATGKWLLHVSFIYDSFRCKKFLREDMYEWLKHPKIVELDATNVEVAKAAVYWHLELQALGAKYPFEGKQIVLIMRKKYRQYYQMIFKSLKAKTLTYDPRTPGSCCSADFCFVDMKIIERVKLRFFFHHNVPVFPYQFILVYLLKKGRVEDQQKYMLQDTAKFLPEEKVCFLNNTF; encoded by the exons ATGACTAAAACATTCCAGAAATGTAGGCTGTGCTTAAAACTTGGGGAGTTTTGCTCAATTTTTGATGATGATGGTACCATGAAATTGTCAAACATGGTTATGGCTTTTGCTGATGTTCAG ATACATGAAGGTGATGGTTTATCAGACAGAGTGTGCACAAGTTGTGTGGAAAATTTAAGCACTGCTTATTTGTTTAAGCTACAATGTGAAAGAACAAATACTTTACTTCATAAATGTcctg AAGAACAAATGGAAAAACGTATCTCTACAAACTTTGGTGAGTTTTACAATCAAGAATTTCACATCCATTCTGATAATGGATTAGTTGAAGGAGgaaacaatcaaaataatgttgGAGATTATAACTTTGATGCCCACTTGAAGACAATTGATGAAATCAGTGATGAAACTGACAGTGATGTGGATTCAGTTAAGTGTGTGTATTGTAACCAATCATACAACCATTTTGGAGCGCACACTTGCAATGTGACTTGTACAATTGAACGAAATGAATTGCAGCAATCGGGCACTGGTTCCGAGATTGGATCAGGCAGTGATGAGACACTTGTTGCCACTGATAGCAGTCCACCGTTTACACCTATCAAAAGTACAAATTCCAACAATCAGCCAACACGTGTTAACGTACAATGTGTGCTCTGTGAAGAGAAATACGATAATTACGATGATTATGTTATTCATATTAACAGATGTACAACGAATGTAAAATTACAGCATTACGTATGCCCATTGTGCCATGAAATTCACACAGAAAAGTTGGTTTATTTGGAACATTTGAAAGATGCTCATTTTAAAGTTGTAAGATCAATGTATGACAGTGGAGAGGACTGTGTAGATTCTGTtccaatattagaaaaaacaaGAAAGCCTAAAGTCGTGCGTCGCCAAATCGGTTGGTCAATCGAAGATATCTATCAAGAGATTGAATGCAAAAGAGTAGATGATAAAGAAACACCGAAATCCAGTCcatttaaatcttttctttcaaaaataGGGAGCGA aACATCAAGCAAGCATAGCACTCCAAAAAAGGTCACATTCCGTAATTGGATTGAAACAAGCAAAGCAAAAACATCAAACTATTTTCCATTTCGTAAATACATAGAGAATTATAGgcttaaaaagaaatcaaataaCTATGCTCCTATAAACTCTAAATCAGTCACAAGCACAATAAGGGCCACATTTCCTGAAGCAACTTCTG aTAGTGACTATAATTCTCCAAGTGGTACTTCTGAAGATTCATGGAAAATGAAACAGAATTTGATTTGTGCTTGTGACAAAAAAGTGTTTATGTTATCTGAGCTTATtcat GATCGTGACCGGATTGTTGCGATGATCAACGAATTAGGCGGAGTAGTAGCAGAGAATACAAAAATGGAGATGATGgcaacacattttatttcaatgttgcCCAATGATACATTTACGGGTATGATGGTGTGTTCCCTTGCCACGGGCAAATGGTTGCTTCACGTTAGTTTCATATACGACAGTTTCCGGTGCAAGAAATTCTTACGT gaAGATATGTATGAATGGTTAAAACATCCTAAAATAGTTGAGTTGGACGCCACAAACGTGGAAGTTGCGAAGGCGGCGGTTTACTGGCATCTAGAGTTACAAGCTTTGGGCGCCAAGTATCCTTTTGAAGggaaacaaattgttttaataatgagaaaaaaatatagacaataTTACCAGATGATCTTCAAGTCTCTAAAAGCGAAAACCTTGACGTATGATCCAAG GACCCCGGGCAGCTGTTGTTCCGCCGATTTCTGTTTTGtcgatatgaaaataatagaaaGAGTAAAACTTCGCTTTTTCTTCCACCATAATGTACCTGTTTTTccatatcaatttattttggtctatctacTGAAGAAAGGTCGTGTTGAGGACCAACAAAAGTACATGCTTCAGGATACCGCAAAATTTTTACCTGAAGAAAAAGtttgtttcttaaataatacattttaa
- the LOC106712315 gene encoding uncharacterized protein LOC106712315 isoform X2 has protein sequence MTKTFQKCRLCLKLGEFCSIFDDDGTMKLSNMVMAFADVQIHEGDGLSDRVCTSCVENLSTAYLFKLQCERTNTLLHKCPEQMEKRISTNFGEFYNQEFHIHSDNGLVEGGNNQNNVGDYNFDAHLKTIDEISDETDSDVDSVKCVYCNQSYNHFGAHTCNVTCTIERNELQQSGTGSEIGSGSDETLVATDSSPPFTPIKSTNSNNQPTRVNVQCVLCEEKYDNYDDYVIHINRCTTNVKLQHYVCPLCHEIHTEKLVYLEHLKDAHFKVVRSMYDSGEDCVDSVPILEKTRKPKVVRRQIGWSIEDIYQEIECKRVDDKETPKSSPFKSFLSKIGSETSSKHSTPKKVTFRNWIETSKAKTSNYFPFRKYIENYRLKKKSNNYAPINSKSVTSTIRATFPEATSDSDYNSPSGTSEDSWKMKQNLICACDKKVFMLSELIHDRDRIVAMINELGGVVAENTKMEMMATHFISMLPNDTFTGMMVCSLATGKWLLHVSFIYDSFRCKKFLREDMYEWLKHPKIVELDATNVEVAKAAVYWHLELQALGAKYPFEGKQIVLIMRKKYRQYYQMIFKSLKAKTLTYDPRTPGSCCSADFCFVDMKIIERVKLRFFFHHNVPVFPYQFILVYLLKKGRVEDQQKYMLQDTAKFLPEEKVCFLNNTF, from the exons ATGACTAAAACATTCCAGAAATGTAGGCTGTGCTTAAAACTTGGGGAGTTTTGCTCAATTTTTGATGATGATGGTACCATGAAATTGTCAAACATGGTTATGGCTTTTGCTGATGTTCAG ATACATGAAGGTGATGGTTTATCAGACAGAGTGTGCACAAGTTGTGTGGAAAATTTAAGCACTGCTTATTTGTTTAAGCTACAATGTGAAAGAACAAATACTTTACTTCATAAATGTcctg AACAAATGGAAAAACGTATCTCTACAAACTTTGGTGAGTTTTACAATCAAGAATTTCACATCCATTCTGATAATGGATTAGTTGAAGGAGgaaacaatcaaaataatgttgGAGATTATAACTTTGATGCCCACTTGAAGACAATTGATGAAATCAGTGATGAAACTGACAGTGATGTGGATTCAGTTAAGTGTGTGTATTGTAACCAATCATACAACCATTTTGGAGCGCACACTTGCAATGTGACTTGTACAATTGAACGAAATGAATTGCAGCAATCGGGCACTGGTTCCGAGATTGGATCAGGCAGTGATGAGACACTTGTTGCCACTGATAGCAGTCCACCGTTTACACCTATCAAAAGTACAAATTCCAACAATCAGCCAACACGTGTTAACGTACAATGTGTGCTCTGTGAAGAGAAATACGATAATTACGATGATTATGTTATTCATATTAACAGATGTACAACGAATGTAAAATTACAGCATTACGTATGCCCATTGTGCCATGAAATTCACACAGAAAAGTTGGTTTATTTGGAACATTTGAAAGATGCTCATTTTAAAGTTGTAAGATCAATGTATGACAGTGGAGAGGACTGTGTAGATTCTGTtccaatattagaaaaaacaaGAAAGCCTAAAGTCGTGCGTCGCCAAATCGGTTGGTCAATCGAAGATATCTATCAAGAGATTGAATGCAAAAGAGTAGATGATAAAGAAACACCGAAATCCAGTCcatttaaatcttttctttcaaaaataGGGAGCGA aACATCAAGCAAGCATAGCACTCCAAAAAAGGTCACATTCCGTAATTGGATTGAAACAAGCAAAGCAAAAACATCAAACTATTTTCCATTTCGTAAATACATAGAGAATTATAGgcttaaaaagaaatcaaataaCTATGCTCCTATAAACTCTAAATCAGTCACAAGCACAATAAGGGCCACATTTCCTGAAGCAACTTCTG aTAGTGACTATAATTCTCCAAGTGGTACTTCTGAAGATTCATGGAAAATGAAACAGAATTTGATTTGTGCTTGTGACAAAAAAGTGTTTATGTTATCTGAGCTTATtcat GATCGTGACCGGATTGTTGCGATGATCAACGAATTAGGCGGAGTAGTAGCAGAGAATACAAAAATGGAGATGATGgcaacacattttatttcaatgttgcCCAATGATACATTTACGGGTATGATGGTGTGTTCCCTTGCCACGGGCAAATGGTTGCTTCACGTTAGTTTCATATACGACAGTTTCCGGTGCAAGAAATTCTTACGT gaAGATATGTATGAATGGTTAAAACATCCTAAAATAGTTGAGTTGGACGCCACAAACGTGGAAGTTGCGAAGGCGGCGGTTTACTGGCATCTAGAGTTACAAGCTTTGGGCGCCAAGTATCCTTTTGAAGggaaacaaattgttttaataatgagaaaaaaatatagacaataTTACCAGATGATCTTCAAGTCTCTAAAAGCGAAAACCTTGACGTATGATCCAAG GACCCCGGGCAGCTGTTGTTCCGCCGATTTCTGTTTTGtcgatatgaaaataatagaaaGAGTAAAACTTCGCTTTTTCTTCCACCATAATGTACCTGTTTTTccatatcaatttattttggtctatctacTGAAGAAAGGTCGTGTTGAGGACCAACAAAAGTACATGCTTCAGGATACCGCAAAATTTTTACCTGAAGAAAAAGtttgtttcttaaataatacattttaa
- the LOC106712338 gene encoding decapping and exoribonuclease protein produces the protein MSTMQPELQTNSTLYKKSFPSFKEPKIIGYVGYENVLFAKTVENKEVKLDLDFLRNKAVLKPHCLDVKLNELLKFLLQNEIRLNLCLNDVINKAQFLCYRGLMTCIASTPYERKEGWRLFAILFKGNIYLCARETEEKQKKKQNFTEQEQKFTSWGYKFEQYILSESPHAEPNPNLPLDENKEFSLIFKTHLNKHDIIYGAEMDGIRCDKTSVESPPDIDDGKDVIINYLSKQKFIELKTNRHIEFPHQERNFRFFKTKRWWLQSFLAGVNTILCGFRNDEGIVEELKVFEVNDLPKMSQRFWNPNVCFNFLENFLTYVKECLTREIRHKYGERALHKIHALPLISLHFEWNPGSPVRVTDNYVYEDDPILPSWFTENFMTFRYDE, from the exons ATGTCAACAATGCAACCTGAACTTCAAACAAATTcaacattgtataaaaaatcttttccaTCATTTAAAGAACCCAAAATTATAGGATATGTTGGTTacgaaaatgttttgtttgctAAAACTGTAGAAAACAAAGAAGTCAAATTAGATTTGGATTTTTTAAGGAACAAAGCTGTGCTTAAGCCTCATTGTTtagatgttaaattaaatgagcttttaaagtttttactaCAAAATGAAATACGGTTAAATCTATGCCTAAATGATGTGATAAATAAAGCGCAATTTTTATGCTATAGAGGTTTAATGACTTGTATTGCAAGTACTCCATATGAAAGAAAAGAGGGGTGGAGACTGTTTGCAATTCTTTTTAAAggcaacatttatttatgtgcAAGAGAAACGGAAGAAAAgcaaaaaaagaaacagaaTTTTACAGAACAGGAACAAAAGTTTACATCATGGGGATATAAATTtgagcaatatattttatcag AAAGTCCTCATGCTGAGCCCAACCCTAATTTACCTCttgatgaaaataaagaattttccttgatttttaaaacacatttaaataaacatgataTAATATATGGTGCAGAAATGGATGGAATTCGATGTGATAAAACTAGTGTAGAATCACCTCCGGACATAGATGATGGAAAAGatgttattataaactatttgTCAAAACAGAAGTTTATAGAATTGAAAACTAACAGACATATTGAATTTCCCCATCAGGAAAGAAACTTTAG gtttttcaaaacaaaaagatGGTGGTTGCAGTCATTTCTTGCTGGtgtcaatacaattttatgtgGATTTAGAAATGATGAGGGTATTGTTGaagaattaaaagtatttgaagTAAATGATCTACCAAAAATGTCACAG aGATTCTGGAATCCAAATGTCTGTTTCAATTTCTTAGAAAACTTTTTGACATATGTTAAAGAATGTTTAACACGAGAAATACGACATAAATATGGAGAAAGGgctttacataaaatacatgCACTTCCCTTGATAAGCTTGCATTTTGAATGGAACCCAGGTTCACCAGTTCGTGTGACAGACAATTACGTATATGAAGATGATCCGATATTGCCGAGTTGGTTTACCGAAAATTTTATGACCTTTAGATACGACGAATGA